The proteins below come from a single Rhodococcus sp. WMMA185 genomic window:
- a CDS encoding LutC/YkgG family protein, with translation MNARSEILSRIRSAIADAPTPETIPRDYHRQSASEPGNVEFFARAVDDYRARVHRADQNTITGIVTGLIDEDARVVLPPGMPDTWRPRRDVVVDGEPGVLSTPELDAFDAVVTGCTLGIATTGTIVLDGGQGQGRRALTLVPDHHICIVRTDQIVDTVPQAFQALDPTRPLTFVSGPSATSDIELERVEGVHGPRNLDVIILGA, from the coding sequence GTGAACGCACGCAGTGAAATCCTGTCCCGTATTCGTTCCGCGATCGCGGATGCGCCCACCCCCGAAACGATTCCCCGTGACTATCACCGGCAGTCGGCGTCCGAGCCTGGAAACGTCGAGTTCTTCGCTCGCGCAGTAGACGACTACCGCGCCCGGGTCCACCGCGCCGACCAGAACACGATCACCGGGATCGTCACGGGACTGATCGACGAGGACGCCCGCGTGGTCCTGCCGCCGGGGATGCCCGACACATGGCGACCTCGGCGCGACGTCGTCGTCGACGGGGAGCCCGGTGTGCTGTCCACACCGGAACTCGACGCCTTCGACGCCGTCGTCACCGGGTGCACGCTGGGGATCGCCACCACCGGGACGATCGTTCTCGACGGAGGCCAGGGACAGGGCCGGCGGGCCCTGACGCTGGTACCTGACCATCACATCTGCATCGTGCGCACCGACCAGATCGTCGACACCGTGCCGCAGGCCTTCCAAGCCCTCGATCCGACCAGGCCGCTGACTTTCGTCAGTGGCCCCAGCGCCACGAGCGACATCGAACTCGAGCGGGTCGAGGGCGTCCACGGTCCACGCAACCTGGATGTCATCATCCTGGGCGCGTAG
- a CDS encoding lactate utilization protein B has translation MTTFLGTPTFHPGTGNIRGAERFPEAARKSLTDTQLRANLGRATSTIRNKRTAAIAEVDDWEELRRAGSALKADVMARLPDLLMQFEENVVARGGTVHWARDSAEANRIITDLVRSTGSDEVVKVKSMATQETGLDEHLEESGIAAIETDLAELIVQLAGDTPSHILVPAIHRNRAEIREIFLESMPGIDADISDDPRALTMAARAYLRRKFLSARVAISGANFGVAETGTLAVVESEGNGRMCLTLPDTLITLMGIEKLVPTFTDLEVFMQLLPRSSTAERMNPYTSMWTGVHPGDGPQNFHVVLLDNGRTNVLADEVGRSALHCIRCSACLNVCPVYERAGGHAYGSVYPGPIGAILSPQLTGTTGHDDPNASLPFASTLCGACFDACPVRIDIPGILVHLRAKQIDSERHGLRGGQDLAMKAAGWVMESERRFAAAETASKVGRVLGGRKGRIISLPYPGSAWTSSRDFPSPPKETFRKWWERTHGGER, from the coding sequence ATGACCACGTTCCTCGGCACACCCACCTTTCACCCGGGCACCGGAAACATCAGGGGCGCAGAGCGTTTTCCTGAGGCCGCGCGGAAGTCACTGACCGATACCCAGCTGCGTGCCAATCTCGGAAGGGCTACCAGCACGATCCGCAACAAGCGCACCGCTGCCATCGCTGAGGTCGACGATTGGGAGGAACTGCGCCGCGCGGGGAGCGCCCTCAAAGCGGATGTGATGGCGCGTCTTCCGGACCTTCTCATGCAGTTCGAGGAAAACGTGGTCGCCCGTGGTGGCACCGTCCACTGGGCGCGCGACTCCGCGGAAGCGAACCGGATCATCACCGACCTCGTCAGGTCCACCGGTTCCGACGAGGTGGTAAAGGTCAAGTCGATGGCGACGCAGGAGACCGGCCTCGACGAACACCTCGAGGAGAGCGGAATCGCGGCGATCGAGACCGACCTGGCCGAGCTGATCGTGCAGCTCGCGGGGGATACACCGAGTCACATCCTGGTTCCGGCCATTCACCGCAACCGGGCGGAGATCCGGGAGATCTTCCTCGAATCGATGCCGGGAATCGATGCCGACATCAGCGACGACCCACGCGCACTGACCATGGCGGCGCGCGCATATCTGAGACGAAAGTTTTTGTCCGCCAGGGTGGCAATCAGTGGGGCAAACTTCGGTGTAGCCGAGACCGGAACGCTGGCGGTGGTGGAATCGGAAGGCAATGGGCGCATGTGTTTGACGCTTCCCGACACGCTGATCACGCTCATGGGCATCGAGAAATTGGTTCCCACCTTCACCGACCTGGAGGTATTCATGCAACTGCTGCCCCGATCTTCCACGGCCGAGCGCATGAACCCGTACACCTCCATGTGGACCGGCGTACATCCCGGCGACGGGCCGCAGAACTTCCACGTCGTTCTCCTCGACAACGGCCGCACCAACGTCCTCGCCGACGAGGTCGGCCGCAGCGCGTTGCATTGCATACGGTGCAGCGCATGCCTGAATGTGTGCCCCGTCTACGAACGGGCGGGCGGCCACGCGTACGGGTCGGTGTATCCGGGACCGATCGGGGCCATCCTCAGCCCACAACTGACCGGCACCACCGGCCACGACGACCCGAATGCCTCCCTGCCCTTCGCCTCGACACTGTGCGGCGCCTGCTTCGATGCCTGCCCCGTCCGCATCGACATTCCCGGCATTCTCGTTCATCTACGTGCAAAGCAGATCGACTCCGAACGACATGGACTGCGGGGTGGACAGGACCTCGCCATGAAGGCAGCGGGATGGGTCATGGAATCGGAGCGACGGTTCGCCGCAGCCGAAACCGCTTCGAAGGTCGGCAGAGTGCTCGGTGGCAGGAAGGGTCGTATCATTTCATTGCCGTACCCAGGGTCCGCCTGGACCTCCAGTCGAGATTTTCCCTCACCCCCGAAGGAAACCTTTCGGAAGTGGTGGGAACGCACCCACGGTGGCGAACGGTGA
- a CDS encoding (Fe-S)-binding protein, whose protein sequence is MRIALFVTCLADALFPDSATTTVRLLERLGHEVVFPGKQTCCGQMHINTGYHAEALPLVRHHVEAFESGASWDVAVAPSGSCVGSVRHQHAMVARRYGDERLATRADEIASRTYELSELLIDVLGVTDVGAYYPHRVTYHPTCHSLRMLRVADKPLRLLRAVRGMTLIELPEAESCCGFGGTFALKNSETSTAMLADKMTNVLRTGAEVCTAGDSSCLMHIGGGLSRLRSGVRTVHLAEILAGTEKTATKT, encoded by the coding sequence ATGAGAATCGCACTGTTCGTTACGTGCCTGGCTGACGCCCTGTTCCCCGATTCCGCCACAACGACCGTCCGGCTTCTCGAACGACTCGGTCACGAGGTCGTGTTCCCGGGAAAACAGACGTGCTGCGGGCAGATGCACATCAACACCGGATATCACGCCGAGGCGCTGCCACTTGTCCGACATCACGTGGAGGCGTTCGAGAGCGGTGCGTCCTGGGACGTCGCGGTGGCGCCGTCCGGTTCGTGTGTCGGATCTGTCCGACACCAGCACGCGATGGTAGCGCGACGGTACGGAGACGAACGGCTGGCGACACGTGCCGACGAGATTGCCTCGCGCACATACGAACTGTCCGAACTTCTCATCGATGTCCTCGGCGTCACCGACGTCGGAGCCTACTATCCTCATCGGGTCACCTACCACCCGACGTGCCACTCGCTGCGAATGCTCCGAGTCGCAGACAAGCCACTGCGACTACTTCGAGCCGTGCGGGGAATGACCCTGATCGAGCTTCCCGAAGCCGAATCGTGTTGCGGTTTCGGCGGAACGTTCGCCTTGAAGAACTCCGAGACTTCGACGGCGATGCTCGCAGACAAGATGACCAACGTTCTGCGCACGGGCGCCGAGGTGTGCACCGCTGGGGACTCGTCGTGCCTCATGCATATCGGCGGCGGCCTGTCCCGACTGCGGAGTGGGGTGCGGACCGTGCACCTCGCGGAGATTCTGGCAGGTACCGAGAAGACGGCGACCAAGACATGA
- a CDS encoding GNAT family N-acetyltransferase: MATSSPLVSEVREFNRFYARALGLVRPESMESSPDPGEQEGLGELGIDRLSVAESLLAPLGPAQRKELVEAMAKIRDTLGEQPRSPNVVLRAPQPGDLGWVIERHAAHYASEQQWDATLEATVARIVADFAEGDDSRQAAWIAESDGERVGCVFCVAADQEATAQLRLLLVESSARGAGIGTRLVEECLRFAKQSGYTAIMLWTIEVLVAARRIYARSGFKIDKRQRSNHFGHELVDEFWSRSL; encoded by the coding sequence ATGGCGACGAGCAGTCCGTTGGTCTCCGAGGTTCGCGAATTCAATCGCTTCTACGCGCGAGCCCTCGGTTTGGTCCGTCCCGAGTCGATGGAGTCTTCCCCCGACCCCGGCGAACAGGAAGGCCTCGGCGAACTCGGCATCGACCGTCTCAGCGTGGCCGAAAGCCTTCTGGCCCCGCTGGGACCGGCTCAGCGGAAGGAACTCGTCGAGGCGATGGCGAAGATTCGCGATACGCTCGGCGAGCAGCCTCGATCTCCGAACGTCGTACTGCGCGCCCCGCAGCCCGGTGACCTCGGCTGGGTCATCGAACGGCACGCCGCCCACTACGCCAGCGAACAGCAGTGGGACGCAACATTGGAAGCAACCGTGGCCCGGATCGTCGCCGACTTTGCCGAGGGCGACGACAGTAGACAGGCCGCCTGGATCGCCGAGTCGGACGGCGAACGGGTCGGCTGCGTCTTCTGCGTCGCAGCCGACCAAGAGGCAACCGCCCAACTCCGCCTGCTACTGGTCGAGTCCTCGGCACGCGGTGCCGGTATTGGAACCAGGTTAGTGGAGGAGTGCCTGCGCTTCGCCAAACAGTCCGGCTACACCGCCATCATGCTGTGGACTATCGAAGTGCTGGTTGCCGCACGTCGGATCTATGCCCGTTCCGGCTTCAAGATCGACAAACGGCAGCGTAGCAACCATTTCGGACACGAACTGGTCGACGAGTTCTGGTCGCGCAGCCTTTGA
- a CDS encoding ABC transporter substrate-binding protein/permease — protein sequence MSSVGAKVRVLVALLLAAVLALTLASCSSDGSTQGASRDLCSPPGPGSATAAPTDVELGAGATVDRYTTDDVIPLDQIDTSRLNLITPGVLTVGTMTDAPPSICINSDNQFTGYDNELLKAIAAKLGLRVDFVGTEFTGLLAQVAGRRFDVGSASIGTTDERRDIVGFTNSYDFGYNSLVAPTDGPIQGFDDLNASTRIGVVQATQQDDYVRNTLGLDPVEFPDYATLYANLLSGQIDVWVAGSPQAEGIVEPGDPMSIVQNSFIPDNVAAWAVAKENQPLIDALNSGLDAIIADGTWAQLYSDWVPRPLPEGWKPGSKAAPMPDLPDFEALAALNPQPTTETPAAQPKSTLQQLRDTFFDWDLYTRAFPDLLKTGLPNTLILAFVSGVVGTILGMLLAMAGISRTRWLRWPARVYTDIFRGLPAVVIILIVGLGIGPVVRGLTGNNPYWLGALALSLLASAYIGEIFRAGIQSVEPGQLEASRALGFSYRRSMALVVVPQGVRRVLPALMNQFISLIKDSSLIYFLGLLVTQRELFAVGRDLNAQTGSLSPLVAAGLFYLALTIPLTHLVNYIDHRLRTGRKARSAEPDNLSDHG from the coding sequence ATGTCTTCCGTCGGAGCGAAGGTCCGGGTATTGGTCGCACTGCTGCTCGCCGCAGTGCTGGCACTGACCCTGGCATCGTGTTCGAGCGACGGGAGTACGCAGGGGGCGTCGCGCGATCTGTGTTCCCCTCCCGGACCCGGCTCGGCAACTGCCGCGCCCACAGACGTAGAGCTGGGCGCGGGGGCGACCGTCGACCGATACACCACCGACGACGTCATCCCGCTCGATCAGATCGACACCTCGAGGTTGAATCTGATCACCCCCGGCGTCCTGACCGTCGGCACCATGACAGACGCACCACCGAGCATCTGCATCAACTCGGACAACCAGTTCACCGGCTACGACAACGAACTCCTGAAGGCCATCGCCGCGAAGCTGGGCCTGCGGGTCGACTTCGTGGGCACCGAGTTCACGGGACTACTCGCCCAGGTCGCCGGCCGCCGCTTCGATGTGGGTTCGGCATCCATCGGAACCACGGACGAGCGCCGTGACATTGTCGGCTTCACCAACTCCTACGACTTCGGCTACAACTCGTTGGTCGCTCCCACCGACGGGCCGATCCAGGGGTTTGACGACCTGAACGCGTCCACCCGCATCGGCGTCGTCCAGGCAACACAGCAGGACGACTACGTTCGGAACACCCTCGGACTCGACCCGGTGGAGTTTCCGGATTACGCCACCCTCTACGCGAACCTTCTATCCGGGCAGATCGATGTCTGGGTGGCAGGGTCACCACAGGCCGAAGGAATCGTCGAACCCGGCGACCCGATGTCCATCGTCCAGAACTCGTTCATTCCCGACAATGTTGCGGCGTGGGCTGTCGCGAAGGAAAATCAGCCACTGATCGACGCCCTGAACTCCGGACTCGACGCGATAATCGCGGACGGCACATGGGCGCAGCTGTATTCGGACTGGGTCCCACGCCCACTACCCGAAGGCTGGAAACCCGGCAGCAAAGCCGCACCCATGCCCGACCTCCCCGACTTCGAAGCCCTCGCCGCCCTCAACCCCCAACCCACAACGGAAACACCAGCAGCACAACCCAAATCAACACTCCAACAACTACGAGACACCTTCTTCGACTGGGACCTGTACACCCGGGCATTCCCCGACCTCCTCAAAACCGGCCTCCCCAACACCCTCATCCTGGCCTTCGTCTCCGGCGTCGTCGGCACAATCCTCGGCATGCTGCTCGCCATGGCCGGCATCTCCCGCACCCGCTGGCTCCGCTGGCCCGCCCGCGTCTACACCGACATCTTCCGCGGCCTGCCCGCCGTGGTCATCATCCTCATCGTCGGACTCGGCATCGGACCCGTCGTACGCGGGCTGACCGGCAACAACCCCTACTGGCTCGGCGCGCTCGCACTCTCCCTGCTGGCCTCGGCCTACATCGGCGAAATCTTCCGAGCCGGCATCCAAAGCGTCGAACCCGGACAACTCGAAGCCTCACGAGCACTCGGCTTCAGCTACCGCAGATCCATGGCCCTGGTCGTCGTACCCCAAGGAGTCCGCAGGGTCCTACCCGCGCTGATGAACCAGTTCATCTCCCTGATCAAGGACTCGTCCCTGATCTACTTCCTCGGCCTGCTCGTCACCCAACGAGAACTCTTCGCCGTCGGCCGCGACCTCAACGCACAAACCGGCAGCCTCTCACCACTGGTCGCCGCCGGCCTGTTCTACCTCGCCCTGACCATCCCACTGACCCACCTCGTCAACTACATCGACCACCGCCTGCGCACCGGCCGCAAGGCACGCAGTGCCGAACCGGACAACCTGTCTGACCACGGTTGA
- a CDS encoding amino acid ABC transporter ATP-binding protein, whose product MAYSLTGTNLHLAFGNNRVLRGVDLHVDAGHTVTVIGPSGSGKSTLLRVLNRLHEPDQGDILLDGKSVLKDNPDKLRQRIGMVFQHFNLFPHRTVADNIALGPRKLKGMSKDEARSLALEQLELVGLANKADSRPGNLSGGQQQRVAIARALAMKPQVMFFDEATSALDPELVKGVLSLMADLAKGGMTMVVVTHEMGFAREVSDTVLFMDHGSVVETGKPDQLFEKPETERLQQFLSQVL is encoded by the coding sequence ATGGCCTACTCGCTCACTGGCACCAACCTGCATCTGGCATTCGGCAACAACCGGGTGCTGCGAGGCGTGGACCTCCACGTCGACGCCGGGCACACCGTCACGGTGATCGGCCCGTCCGGCTCCGGAAAGTCGACGCTTCTGCGCGTACTCAACCGGCTGCACGAACCCGACCAGGGTGACATCCTCCTCGACGGCAAGTCGGTGCTGAAGGACAATCCAGACAAGCTGCGCCAGCGCATCGGAATGGTGTTCCAGCACTTCAACTTGTTTCCGCACAGGACCGTCGCCGACAACATTGCCCTCGGTCCGCGCAAGCTCAAGGGGATGTCCAAGGACGAGGCGCGATCACTGGCGCTCGAGCAACTCGAACTCGTCGGGCTCGCGAACAAGGCCGATTCACGGCCTGGCAATCTGTCCGGCGGGCAACAGCAGCGAGTCGCCATCGCGCGGGCGCTGGCCATGAAGCCGCAGGTGATGTTCTTCGATGAGGCCACGTCCGCCCTCGACCCCGAACTGGTGAAGGGCGTGCTCTCGCTGATGGCCGACCTCGCCAAGGGCGGCATGACCATGGTTGTGGTCACCCACGAGATGGGTTTCGCCCGTGAGGTATCCGACACGGTGCTGTTCATGGATCACGGTTCGGTAGTGGAGACCGGCAAACCCGATCAGCTCTTCGAGAAGCCGGAAACCGAACGGCTGCAGCAGTTCCTATCACAGGTTCTGTAG
- a CDS encoding ABC transporter substrate-binding protein/permease: MLSSVGAKVRVLVALLLAAVLALTLASCSSDGSSQGAAPPDLCAPPGPGSATAAPTNVEAASGAGAVDRYTTDDVIPLDQIDTSRLNLITPGVLTVGTLTDAPPSICINSDNQFTGYDNELLKAIAAKLGLRVDFVGTDFAALLAQVAADRFDVGSSSITTTDERRATVGFTNGYDFGYFSLVAATDGPIQGFDDLNASTRIGVVQGTVQDDYVENTLGLNPVKFPDYATAYANLVSGQIDAWVAPSQQAEGLVEPGDPTSIVQNTFSINNFMGWAVAKENQPLIDALNSGLDAIIADGTWAQLYSDWVPRPLPEGWKPGSKAAPMPDLPDFEALAALNPQPTTETPAAQPKSTLQQLRDTFFDWDLYTRAFPDLLKTGLPNTLILAFVSGVVGTILGMLLAMAGISRTRWLRWPARVYTDIFRGLPAVVIILIVGLGIGPVVRGLTGNNPYWLGALALSLLASAYIGEIFRAGIQSVEPGQLEASRALGFSYRRSMALVVVPQGVRRVLPALMNQFISLIKDSSLIYFLGLLVTQRELFAVGRDLNAQTGSLSPLVAAGLFYLALTIPLTHLVNYIDHRLRTGRKDRSRTLDPVEQSIVVEGG; this comes from the coding sequence ATGCTGTCTTCCGTCGGAGCGAAGGTCCGGGTATTGGTCGCACTGCTGCTCGCCGCAGTGCTGGCACTGACCCTGGCATCGTGTTCGAGCGACGGAAGTTCACAGGGGGCGGCACCACCGGACCTGTGCGCTCCACCGGGGCCGGGCTCGGCAACTGCCGCACCCACAAATGTGGAAGCCGCCTCGGGGGCGGGCGCCGTAGACAGGTACACCACCGACGACGTCATCCCGCTCGATCAGATCGACACCTCGAGGTTGAATCTGATCACCCCCGGAGTCCTGACCGTCGGCACCCTGACGGACGCACCACCGAGCATCTGCATCAACTCGGACAACCAGTTCACCGGCTACGACAACGAACTCCTGAAGGCCATCGCCGCGAAGCTGGGCCTGCGGGTCGACTTCGTGGGCACCGACTTCGCCGCGCTGCTCGCACAGGTTGCCGCCGACCGCTTCGACGTCGGATCCTCGTCCATCACCACCACGGACGAGCGTCGCGCCACCGTCGGTTTCACCAACGGCTACGACTTCGGCTACTTCTCGTTGGTTGCCGCCACCGACGGGCCGATCCAGGGGTTTGACGACCTGAACGCGTCCACCCGCATCGGCGTCGTCCAGGGAACCGTCCAAGACGACTACGTGGAGAACACCCTCGGACTCAACCCGGTCAAGTTTCCGGATTACGCCACCGCGTACGCGAACCTCGTCTCCGGGCAGATAGACGCCTGGGTTGCGCCGTCGCAGCAGGCCGAAGGGCTCGTCGAACCCGGCGACCCGACCTCCATCGTCCAGAACACGTTCAGCATCAACAACTTCATGGGCTGGGCTGTCGCGAAGGAAAATCAGCCACTGATCGACGCCCTGAACTCCGGACTCGACGCGATAATCGCGGACGGCACATGGGCGCAGCTGTATTCGGACTGGGTCCCACGCCCACTACCCGAAGGCTGGAAACCCGGCAGCAAAGCCGCACCCATGCCCGACCTCCCCGACTTCGAAGCCCTCGCCGCCCTCAACCCCCAACCCACAACGGAAACACCAGCAGCACAACCCAAATCAACACTCCAACAACTACGAGACACCTTCTTCGACTGGGACCTGTACACCCGGGCATTCCCCGACCTCCTCAAAACCGGCCTCCCCAACACCCTCATCCTGGCCTTCGTCTCCGGCGTCGTCGGCACAATCCTCGGCATGCTGCTCGCCATGGCCGGCATCTCCCGCACCCGCTGGCTCCGCTGGCCCGCCCGCGTCTACACCGACATCTTCCGCGGCCTGCCCGCCGTGGTCATCATCCTCATCGTCGGACTCGGCATCGGACCCGTCGTACGCGGGCTGACCGGCAACAACCCCTACTGGCTCGGCGCGCTCGCACTCTCCCTGCTGGCCTCGGCCTACATCGGCGAAATCTTCCGAGCCGGCATCCAAAGCGTCGAACCCGGACAACTCGAAGCCTCACGAGCACTCGGCTTCAGCTACCGCAGATCCATGGCCCTGGTCGTCGTACCCCAAGGAGTCCGCAGGGTCCTACCCGCGCTGATGAACCAGTTCATCTCCCTGATCAAGGACTCGTCCCTGATCTACTTCCTCGGCCTGCTCGTCACCCAACGAGAACTCTTCGCCGTCGGCCGCGACCTCAACGCACAAACCGGCAGCCTCTCACCACTGGTCGCCGCCGGCCTGTTCTACCTCGCCCTGACCATCCCACTGACCCACCTCGTCAACTACATCGACCACCGCCTGCGCACCGGCCGCAAGGACAGGTCTAGAACTCTCGATCCGGTGGAGCAGTCCATCGTCGTGGAAGGAGGATAG
- a CDS encoding SHOCT domain-containing protein, whose protein sequence is MTATTLFFERGTLTTDSQQVPTNQLFDIDMRQSLTQKTRGVGDVIVHIHRMSGVEQVILSDVPNPREAVNVINQVAHQARMNAQTVANTRHISSNAAPSAPVEPAAPAVSNEPDAMEQLAKLGQLRDAGVLTEEEFAQKKAEILARM, encoded by the coding sequence CTGACTGCTACCACACTGTTCTTTGAACGGGGCACGCTGACGACGGACTCACAGCAGGTACCTACTAATCAGCTGTTCGATATCGATATGCGTCAGTCACTAACGCAAAAGACGCGAGGCGTGGGCGACGTGATCGTGCACATCCATCGGATGTCCGGCGTCGAACAGGTGATCTTGAGTGATGTGCCGAACCCGCGCGAAGCGGTGAACGTGATCAACCAGGTCGCACATCAAGCACGCATGAACGCCCAGACAGTGGCCAACACTCGGCATATCTCATCGAATGCCGCTCCCTCGGCCCCGGTAGAGCCAGCGGCGCCGGCGGTCTCCAACGAGCCGGACGCGATGGAGCAGCTTGCCAAGCTAGGTCAACTTCGTGACGCGGGTGTCCTCACGGAAGAGGAGTTTGCGCAGAAGAAGGCCGAAATTCTCGCGAGAATGTGA